A single window of Salvia splendens isolate huo1 chromosome 6, SspV2, whole genome shotgun sequence DNA harbors:
- the LOC121806563 gene encoding 30S ribosomal protein S6 alpha, chloroplastic-like, with amino-acid sequence MASSASISSSSSTLFKSRTSHLHSSSSFLTFKSKIPIKMPLLIKPLRAVRAEFDMSFFATDLGAPPPIEGFADLDSKEEPECPPGLRQYETMAILRPNISEDERLAFIDKYQQLLSAGGAMHVEFLNKGVRPLAYSIKKKNKAGETNIYLDSIQILVTFFTKPDSVSIIGETLQRDDDVIRSSTFKIRKRKY; translated from the exons ATGGCATCATCAGCTTCAATCTCTTCCTCTTCATCCACTCTCTTCAAATCGCGAACCTCTCACCTCCACTCCTCGTCTTCCTTCCTCACCTTCAAATCCAAAATCCCTATTAAAATGCCGCTTCTGATAAAACCCCTGCGAGCAGTCAGAGCAGAATTCGACATGTCCTTTTTCGCAACCGATTTAGGCGCACCGCCGCCGATCGAGGGGTTCGCCGATCTGGACAGCAAGGAGGAGCCGGAGTGCCCGCCCGGCCTCCGCCAGTACGAGACCATGGCTATATTACGCCCTAACATTTCCGAGGACGAGCGCCTCGCCTTCATTGACAAGTACCAACAG TTGCTCTCTGCAGGTGGCGCTATGCATGTGGAGTTTTTGAACAAAGGGGTGCGCCCACTTGCTTACAGCatcaagaagaaaaacaaagcTGGAGAGACCAACATTTACTTGGACAGTATTCAGATTCTCGTCACTTTCTTCACCAAGCCTGACTCAGTCTCGATTATCGGGGAAACCCTACAAAGAGACGATGATGTTATCCGGTCATCCACTTTCAAGATAAGGAAGAGGAAGTATTAG